A window of Bacteroidota bacterium genomic DNA:
TCGGGATTTCATCATTTTATAATATTTCTGCACTGATTGTAACCGAAACTACCTTATATTTGGGCGTGTTATCTGTCCTGCTTGCTGGTCTAATTTATAACAGGGAGTGATATGGAAAAATGGGAATTACATAACCAGATTAAAGTTCGGCGGGCGATGAAGGACATAACACAGGAAGAGCTTGCTGCTGAAATCGGGGTAACCAGAAAGACCATCAATACCATTGAAAATGGCAGGTTTGTACCATCGACTATTTTAGCCATCAGGCTGGCAAGGTTTTTTGGGATTCCGGTTGAAGAATTATTTACCTTAGTTGAAAAGTAAACAAACATCCATAATTAACCAGAGAATATGAAACGAACATGTTTGCGGATAAGCACAAAACACGAATAAAAATAGCAAACATGGAGTTCCATACGACCTTTGAAAATTAAATCAATTCGTATGAACAAACGGAATATTTTTTCTTTATTGCTTGC
This region includes:
- a CDS encoding helix-turn-helix transcriptional regulator, which codes for MEKWELHNQIKVRRAMKDITQEELAAEIGVTRKTINTIENGRFVPSTILAIRLARFFGIPVEELFTLVEK